Genomic window (Vespa velutina chromosome 16, iVesVel2.1, whole genome shotgun sequence):
CTTTAACAGCTCTCGCTACATTtgcatttatcatttatcctgctatgaatttattaatgacTCCTGATATAGATGATATTAGAACCATTACTGATAATTATGCGCAACATGGAAAAGAAACTATTCCTGGTGGTATACCCACTGTTTCGGATATACCAATAACAGAAGTTTGTagacaattatatttatctgaaGAAACTAAACttaagtataattaaaatacttttatatgttcatacataaatttcaattaaggagatttattaaagaatcattatagaaaatatattaaatacaatttaactCTTTGCGGTCGTATTAAATTTAGACATGGGTATCGTACTGGTCGGAATTAATTTCCGTTGAGAACGAGCAGTGATAGATAATATGCAAGATTATGAAGGATAAACAAactttagatatatatatatatatttacataataatatattttaatgttatattgttatataaaaattatattttataattcttcatTCGTGTGGTAAC
Coding sequences:
- the LOC124954819 gene encoding phosphatidylinositol N-acetylglucosaminyltransferase subunit P: MEHTPAPYVPRAVYGYAMYIGSNLLFLLYLIWSIVPDNILKDYLGLSYYPSKYWAIAIPIWALTALATFAFIIYPAMNLLMTPDIDDIRTITDNYAQHGKETIPGGIPTVSDIPITEVCRQLYLSEETKLKYN